GCCATCGGTGCCGTGCTGGCGCGGATGGTTAGCCAGGGAGGGCGGTTCCTGTGAGCCTGAACAATTTTCATGAGGTGAGCTTCCCCGTGCCGCTGGCGCTGGCCGCAAGCGGCGGGCCTGAGCGGAAGACGGAAGTCGTCACACTGGCCAGCGGGGCGGAGGCGCGCAATGCGCTGTGGGCAGGTAGCCGCCGCCGCTGGGATGTGGGCAGCGCGGTCACGCGGCTGGACACGCTGCAGGCCGTGGTCGCCTTCTTCGAGGCGCGGGGCGGGCGGCTCTCCGGCTTCCGCTTCCGCGATGCGCTGGACGAACGGAGCTGCGCGCCCGGCGCCGCGGTGAGTGCCACCGATCAGGTGATCGGTACGGGCGACGGTGTGACGGACACGTTCCAATTGGTGAAGGCCTATGGCGGTTATGCCCGGCGAATCCTGAAGCCAGTTGCGGGCAGTGTTGTGGTTGCGGTGGACGGTGCCCCGGTATCTGCGAGCGCCGATGCGGCAACCGGGATGGTCACGCTGGGAACAGCCCCGGCAGCGGGCGCCGTGGTGACGGCGGGCTATCGGTTCGACTGCCCGGTGCGGTTCGATGCGGACAGGCTGGACGTGAACCTTGAAGCCTTCGGGGCGGGCCGTGTGCTGAGCATCCCGCTGATTGAACTGGTGGGGTGAGGCATGCGTCTGATCGAGAGTGAATTTGCCGCCCGGCTGGCGAGTGGCGCGACGACGACCTGCCTGTGCTGGCGGCTGACGCGGGTGGACGGTTTCGTGCTGGCCGCGACGGAGCATGACCGGGCGCTGCTTGTGGACGGGGTGACCTATTCACCGGGCGGGGCCCTCAGCGCAGGCAGCTTCACGCAGAGCGCCGGGCTGCAGCCGGGGCAGGCCGCAGCAGGCGGCGTGCTGGCCGATGAGGCGATCACCGAGGCGGATCTTGCCGAGGGTCTGTGGGATGGCGCGCGCGTGGACGTACTGCGCGTCGACTGGGAGCGGCCGGACCTGTTCGTGCAGGTCTGGAGCGGGCGCCTCAGCGAGGTAACGCGGGGCCCCGGCGGGTTCGAGGCGGAACTGGTGTCCCTCAAGGCGGATCTGGAGCGGCCCGTGGGGCGTGTCTATGCGCGCGCCTGCGATGCGGTGCTGGGGGATGCGCGCTGCGGCGTGGATACGGGTGGCTTTCCGGGGCTGGCCTGCGACCAGCGGTTCGCGACCTGCCGGGACGTGTTCGGCAATGAGGAGAACTTCCGGGGCTTCCCACACCTTCCGGGCGCGGAGTTTGTGCTGGAAGGCCCGGCGGCGACGGGCAATAATGGGGGCAAGCGATGACACGATCAGAAGTGGTGGCCGCCGCGCGCGGCTGGATCGGCACGCCTTACCGGCACCAGGCAAGTCTGAAGGGCGCAGGCTGTGATTGCCTCGGCCTTGTGCGCGGGGTGTGGCGGGAACTGGTGGGGCCAGAGCCGGAAGCCGCGCCCGCCTATTCGCCCGACTGGGCCGAAGCGCTCGGCGAAGAGACATTGCTGGAAGCGGCGCGGCGGCACCTGACCGAAATACCGGCCGGGGCGGCCGGGGCGGGCGATGTGCTGCTGTTCCGCATGGCGGCAGGCGTTCCGGCGAAGCATTGCGGCATCGCGACCGGCGAAGGCACGCTGGTGCATGCCTATTGGGGGCGGTCGGCGGTAGAGACGCGGCTGGTGCCGTGGTGGCAACGGCGGGTGGTGGCGGCGTTCCGCTTTCCGGGACTGGAGGACTAAGGCATGGCGCAGATCGTATTGTCTCAGGCCGGGGCGGCGCTGGGGTGGCAATTGTTGCCGCAGGGATTGAAATTCCTTGGAACGCAGGTCGCGGGCGCCGCGATCGGCCGGGCAGCGGGGGCATTGGCAGGCAGCCTGATTGATGCGCGGCTGGCTCCGCCGGTGGACGGGCCGCGCGTGAAGACATTGCCGGTGATGGAATCGCGCGAAGGCGTTGGCATTCCCTCGGTCTATGGGCGCATGCGGGTGGCCGGGCAGGTGATCTGGGCGTCGCGCTTCCGGGAGCATCGCACGACGCAGTCCAGCGGCAGCAAGGGCGGCCCACGCGTGACCACCTATGACTATACGGTGAGCCTCGCGGTGGCGTTGGGCGAGGGACCTGTGCTGGCGCTGCAGCGGGCCTGGGCGAATGGCAAGGCGTTCGACCTGTCGCAGGTGACGCACCGCCTGTATCGCGGGGACGAGACGCAGGCGCCCGATCCGCTGATCGAGATGATCGAAGGCGCCGCCCCGGCCTATCGCGGCACAGCCTATATTGTGTTCGAGGATTTGCCGCTGGACGATTTCGGCAACCGTATCCCGCAGCTGAGTTTCGAGATCGTCCGTGTGCCGCCGGGCAGTGACACGCCCGGGCTGGACGCGTCTGTCACCGGGGTGAACGTCATCCCGGCGTCCGGCGAATTTGTCTATGCAACAGAGATTGTGCGCGAGCGGGTGCGCCGCGGGCAGGAGCGGGCGCTGAATGCAAATTCCGGTGAGGCGCGGGCGGACTTCCTCGTCTCGCTGGACCAGCTGGAGGCGGACCTGCCGCGTGTGAACCGGGCGGCGTTGACGGTCGGCTGGTTCGGCACGGATGTGGCGGCGGGAGCCTGCCAGATCCATCCGGGTGTGGAGACACGGGAACGGGTGACGGTGCCGCAGGGCTGGAGTGTTGCGGGGATCGACCGGGCGGAGGCTTATGTCGTCTCGCGCGATGAAGACGACCGGCCGAATTATGGCGGCACGCCGTCTGATGGCTGCGTGACGCAGGCGATTGCGGAAATGACCGCACGCGGCATCGCTGTGACGTTCTCGCCCTTCCTGTTCATGGACAGCGAGGGCTTTCCCTGGCGCGGGCGGATCGGTGTCAGCGCGGATGGCACGGCAGCGGCGCGCAGCGAGATCGACGCCTTCGTGAATGGGGCGGCGGGCTTCCGGCGGTTCATCCTGCACTATGCGACCCTCTGCGCGGCGGCGGGGGGCGTGGAGGCGTTCCTGATCGGCAGTGAGATGGTGGGCCTGACACGTATACGGGATGAGACGGGGGCGTTTCCCTTCGTCGAGGCGCTGGTCTCTCTGGCTGCCGAAGTGAAGGCCATCCTGCCGGGGGCGAAGGTGTCGTATGCCGCGGACTGGACGGAGTATGGCGCCTATGTGCCCGGCGATGGCAGCGGCGATGTCCTGTTCCCGCTGGATGATTTGTGGGCCAGCCCGGATGTCGATTTCGTCGGGATCGACTGGTATCCGCCCATGGGCGACTGGCGCAACGGGACAGAGCATTTCGACGCGCTGGCCGGGTATGAAGGGCCGGATGATCCGGACTATCTCACCTTCCAGATCAGCGGCGGCGAAGCCTATGACTGGTACTATGCCAGCCAGGCGGACCGGGACGCGCAGGTGCGTACACCGATCAATGACACGGCCCATGGCGAGCATTGGGTGTTCCGCGCGAAGGATCTGGCGGGCTGGGCCGGCAATCTGCATTATCCACGCCCCGGCGGTGTGCAGGCAGGGGCGCCGACGGGCTGGGTGCCCTGGTCGAAGCCCGTTCGTCTGAGTGAGATCGGCTTTGGCGCGGTGGACAAGGGCGGCAATGCACCGAACCTGTTCTATGATCCCAAGAGCACCGAGAGCGCTCTGCCGCCATATTCCACCGGCACTCGGGATGATGTGTTCCAGCGTCAGGCGCTGGCGGTAACGCTGGCGCATTGGGAGGCGAGCCTGCTGGTGGAGGCGGCCATGGTCTGGGCGTGGGACGGGCGCCCGTTCCCGGCCTGGCCCCTGCGGGACGATGTGTGGGGCGACGGAGCTAACTGGGCCCGCGGGCACTGGCTGAACGGGCGTGCGGGCCTCGCGGCACTTGGCGATGTGGTGCGGGACATCTGTGTGCGCGGCGGCGTGGAGACCGTGGAGACAGGGGCGCTCGATGGGGTGGTGCAGGGCTTTGCGCTGGAGGGCGTCTACAGTGTGCGCGGGGCGCTGGAGCCGCTGAAACTGGCCTTCGGCATTGAGGCGGTGGAGCGGAACGGGGCAATCGTGTTCCGGATGGAAGGCGACGGGTCTGTTCACGAGATCGACAGTGGACGGATCGGGGAGGCCGGTTTCGTCGCGACGCGGCACCTGCTGGACAAGGCCCCCGGCCGCGTACGCCTGCAATATATCGACGGAGGTGAGGCGTTCGGTCCGGCTCTGGTGGAGGCGCGCCGGTCAGGCGGCGATGTGCGGCTGGTGACCGATGCGAGCGTGCCGCTGCTTGTGTCTTCACTTGAAGCCGAAGATATCGCCGGGCGGCTGCTGGCCCGCCTCACAAGTGGGGAAACGGCGGAGGTTACGCTGCCGCTGTCCGGTCTCGCGATTGAGCCGGGCGATGCGGTGCAGCTGGGCGGCGCTGCGATGTGGCGCATCGACGAAGTCGTGGACCGCGGCGCGGAACGCATTCTCTCGCTGAGGGAAGACCTGCCCGCAGCGAACCGCGTTCGTTCCGTCGGCAGCGGCGCAGTCCCCGATCCGGCGTCGGTTTCCGGCGGTGTGGATCTGGTGCTGATCGACGGGCCGCGGGCGGCCGGGGAGAGTGCGGGCCTTCGTATCGCCGCATGGGCCGATCCATGGCCGGGAGAGGTGCAGGTGCTTGCCGGTCTGGACGCCGGGGCGATGACGGCGCGGGCCGTGCTGTCCCGGCCTGCGGTGACCGGCTTCCTGACTGAAGACATGCCGCCCGGTCCGTGCGGCCGGTGGGACCGGGCCAATACGCTCCTTGTGGAAACGGCGGGCGCCTTTGCCAGCCTGCCGCAATCCCAGGTCCTGTCCGGCGGGAATGCGCTGTTGCTGGAAACCGTGGAGGGCTGGGAACGTCTTCAGTTCGCGACAGCCGAACTCGTCGGACCGGACCGGTGGGCGTTGTCTGACCTGCTTCGGGCCGAGCGGGGCAGCGTCAGCGCCCCGGCCGTTGCGGGGGCGCGGGTCCTGTTACTGGATGGATCGGATGTGCTGGCGGAGCTGTCGCCCTCAGAAATCGGTGTGGAACTGGATTGGCGAACGGCCGGGGATGAGGCGTCGCTGTCTCTCGCCTTTGCCGATGAAGGCGGGCGCCCCTGGCCGGTCAGCCATCTGAGCGCGTCGGGCACGCTGCTCAGCTGGGTGCGCCGCGGGCCAGACCTGCCGGAGAGCTGGGCCTTGCCGGAGGGCGCGAACACAGGACGGTTCGCCGTTCAATTCGATACAGGCGCGGGTTTTGGCGACGAGGCGGTCGTCGATTCGCCGTCAGCGGTGATCCCGTCAGGTGCCGTTGCAGCGCGCGTAACTGAAATCGGCGCAGATGGCCGCATGGGCAGGTGGGTTTCAATCCCCCTCGGGACACCTTAACTGTATGGCAGAAAATGATTTACCAGAAGGATCCGACTCACTTGGCCATCGACCCCTATATCGTGCTCGGCGTTCCGCGCTCGGCGACGGAGGCCGAGATCAAGAAGGCGTACCGGGCCAAGGCGAAAGCCCTCCACCCGGACCAGCACAAGGATGATCCGAAGAAGGCAGACGAGTTCAAGCGCGTCTCGGCGGCCTACGAAATCCTTGGCGACAAGGAAAAGAAAGCCAAATTCGACCGCGGCGAGATCGACGGCGATGGAAACCCGACGGGATTTGCCGGCGGGGCGCATCCCGGCGCTCATCCTGGTGGAGGCGGGTTCCGCTGGCAAAGCACGTCCGGCCAAAGCCCGTTCGAAGGCGCGCAGGGCGACCCCTTTGAAGACATTCTCTCCGGCATGTTCGGCGGTGGCCGGTCCCGCCGGGGTGGCCCGGGGCCGCAAAAGGGCCGGGATGTCCGTTATCGCGTGCAGGTCGACTTTGAAGATGCCGTTCTGGGCGCCCGCCGCCGCATGACCATGGCCGACGGCCGGGCGCTGGACGTCAACATTCCCGCCGGCATCGATACCGGTCAGACGCTGCGTCTTAAAAGCCAGGGCCAGCAGTCGCCCTATGGCGGCCCGCCTGGCGATGCGCTGCTCGAAATCGAGGTTCGCCCGTCGAAAGTCTGGGAACGCGACGGCAAGGATTTGCGCATGAAGCTGCCGATCGGCCTGAAGGAAGCCGTTCTGGGTGGCAGCGTGGAAGTGAAGACGCCGTCCGGACATGTCACGCTGAAAGTGCCCGCTGGTTCCAACACCGGCGCACAGCTGCGGCTGAAGGGAAAAGGCGTGAAAACGTCGCCGCCGGGGGACCTTTACGTCCGGCTGGAGATCGTTCTCGATAATCCAAAGGACGAGGGTCTACGTAAATGGGCTGAGAAGTCGTGAAGTCCAACTGGGTAGACTGACGCCTGCACGAATATCATGATGGAGCCGGCCTGGACCGACAAAGCGACCTCCGCTGGAGAGGTGAAAATGCTGGATCTGTTGCGTGAGATACTGAGAGCGGAGTCTGTGCTGGACCTCAGCGCGCGCAGCATGGCAGCGTTCAATGCACTTGGATTCACAAAAGCCTATTATCTCTCCCCGGTTGTACTGGACCAGACAATGGGCCAGGCCATGTTCAATCTCGGTTTTCCGGCGGAATGGGAAACGGCTTATCGAGCGGCGCCGAAGGGGACGGATCCGTTGCCCTGCATCGCCCTGCGAATCGGCCGGGCGTTTCGCTGGGGTAAACTGCCGGAAGACGTGTTGGTGCAGCCCTCGGATGCCGCCTACATCAAATCCCTGGAGAAGTGGGGCATGGCGGACGGGATCGGGATTCCGGCCTACGGGTCTGCCGCCCGAGTCGGATTTGTGGGAATCGGCGGTCCGAAAAGCCCGGACGGTTTCGAAACAGCGGATATGGAAATCCTGCAGATAGCGGCACAGACCTCGTATCTCCGCTATTGCGAGCTGCTGGTCGTTGATGCCGATCCGCTGCCGCGCCTGTCCAGCCGGGAACTGGATGTGCTGCGCCTGATGGCACAGGGAAAGAGCAATGCCTCCATCGCGCGAAACCTGGAGCTGTCGCAGGAGACGGTCGACACCTATGCGCGGCGGATCTTTCTGAAGCTGAAAGTATCAGACCGCACATCCGCCGTGATCAAAGGCATCACCCGTGGCCTCGTCATCGCCTCTGAACCGCAGATTGAAGAGGCAATCCGGACCCGCCAGCCCGATTATGACGGGCCGAAAGATGCTGAATGATTCAAAGTGGTATCGTTCACTTAACATTCAGCGCTGTCGCCTTATACGACATGGTATGAAACGGATTGCCGCCCTTTTTCTGGCTCTCGGCCTCGTCGTTGCGCCCGCAGCGTCGGCGCAGGACTGGATGAACCAGTTTTCGCCCGGACAGGCGCGCGATTCGCGCAATCAGGGGCGTACCGTGCCGCTCAGCCAGATTTTCAACAATCTGAAGCGGCAATATGGCGGCTACCAGCTGGGCGCCGACTTGTATGACCGGGGCAACGGCAAAGCGGTCTACGAGATCGATTGGATGACGAAGAATGGCCGCAAGATGCATTTCGTGGTCGACGCGCAAACCGGCGCGATCCTTGACCGCCGTGGTGGCTGAGCCGACATTAACCTTTTCAGGGAGTAGCTGAACCATGCGTATCCTGGTTGTTGAAGACGATTCTGACCTGCGCCGCCAATTGGCCGACGTGCTGGGCCAGTCCGGTTATGCCGTGGACCTGGCCGCCGACGGCGAGGATGGCCACTTCCTGGGTGATACCGAACCGTATGACGCCGTGATCCTGGACCTTGGCCTGCCCAAGATGGACGGGGTGAGCGTGCTGAAGAAGTGGCGCGCGGATGGCAAATCCTTCCCGGTCCTGATTCTGACCGCGCGCGATTCGTGGAGCGAGAAAGTGGCCGGCTTCGATGCCGGGGCCGACGATTACCTGACCAAGCCATTCATCACCGAAGAGCTGCTGGCGCGTCTGCGTGCCTTGCTGCGCCGTGCGGCCGGGCACTCTGCGGCGACGCTGGAAGCGGGCAAGCTGATGGTCGACACCCGCGCCGCGCGGGCCATGGTCAATGGCGAGCCGGTGAAGCTGACCGCCCATGAATATCGCGTCCTGTCCTACCTGATGCATCATCAGGGCCGGGTTGTTCCGCGTACGGAGCTGGTGGAACATATCTACGATCAGGACTTCGACCGCGATTCGAATACGATCGAGGTTTTCATCGGGCGTCTGCGCCGGAAGATCGGACAGGAGCGGATCCAGACCGAACGCGGTCTCGGCTATCGTCTGGTCGTGCCGGAGAACGAAGCGCGCATGGCCGGCTGATGCCGGCCCGCGCTGAATGCCGGGTATGAGCGAAGCCGACACCAAACCTGTTACATTCCTTGACCGCTGGACACGCTTGTCGCTGGCCCGGCGGATCATTCTGGCCGCAGCCGTCTGGGGCCTGATCGTCCTGATTGGTGGCGCCCTTGCCTTGTCGGCCTTGTACCGGGCGCAGACATTGTCCCTGCTGTCCGACGATCTCGACCAGACCCTGATTACCCTGACACGTGACATGACGCGCGAAGGGGCGTTCCTGCCCGATGGCCGGGTGACGGACGACAATCACGTCTTCCTGTCGACCGATTCCCGCTATCAGACCCAGTATTCCGGGCGTTACTGGGCGATCGTTGCGGTCGACGAAGACGGTGCGCCAACCGGCGACCTGCGCTCACGCAGCCTTTGGGATGAACCGGTCCCGATGTCGCCGCGCCTGCTGAAGCGCGCGCTCGGCACGCCGGGCACGACGCAATTTGGCATTGGTCCGGGGCCTGCCGGCCAGAGAATTTTCGCTGCGGCCAAGGCCATTTTTGTCGAGAACCGGGAGACGCCGCTTGTGCTGGTCGCGGCGGCGGACAGGGCGCAGAACGATGCGGCGGCGACCCGGTTCCGCAACCTGCTGATCGGTACGATGGTCGTGCTCTTTGGTAGCGTCTTCGCGGCCATGGTGGCAGGCATCCGTTATTCCCTGCGCCCGCTGGTGAAACTGGGGAACGACATTGCCGAGATCCGGGAAGGCACGCGCCTGAAACTGGCCGACGACTACCCGTCCGAAGTGCAGCCGCTGACGGAAGAGCTGAACAAGCTGGTGGATCACAACCGGCAGGTGGTGGAGCGGGCGCGGACGCATGTCGGCAATCTCGCCCACGCGCTGAAGACGCCGATTGCGGTGCTGCGCAACGAGGCGACGGGCAAGACGCAACTGGACGATGTCGTGCGCCGCCAGGTCGATTCCATGCAGACCAATGTGGAGCACTACCTGAAGCGCGCCCGAATGGCGGCCCGTGCGGAGGCGCTGGGCGCCCGCACCGAGCTGCGGCCCGTCCTGGATGGCATCGCCCGGCTGATGAACCGGCTCTACGATGCCAAGGGCATAGACGTGACGGTGTTCGGCGGCGACGGGGCGGTGTTCCGCGGGGAACAACAGGACCTGGAAGAGATGGTCGGCAATCTCATGGAAAATGCCTGCAAATGGGCGAAGGCCGATGTGCAGGTCAGCGTTTCGGACGATGCCAGCGAGCTGCGCATCGAAGTCGATGATGACGGGCCGGGCCTGACAGCGGAAGAACGCGAAGGTGCGCTCAAGCGCGGGGTGCGACTTGATGAAACAACCCCGGGCACCGGGCTGGGTCTGTCGATTGTCACCGAGCTGGCAGAGCTGCATAAGGGCGTGCTTGAACTGGATGAGGCCCCGGCCGGGGGCCTCCGCGCACGCCTGAGGTTTCCGAAACGATGAACCGCCTGAATATTGCCGTCGCCGGACTCTGCCTCGCCATCGCCGTGGCGGGCTATCTGGCGGTGGGAAAGCCCGGCA
This is a stretch of genomic DNA from Hyphomonas adhaerens MHS-3. It encodes these proteins:
- a CDS encoding PepSY domain-containing protein, with translation MKRIAALFLALGLVVAPAASAQDWMNQFSPGQARDSRNQGRTVPLSQIFNNLKRQYGGYQLGADLYDRGNGKAVYEIDWMTKNGRKMHFVVDAQTGAILDRRGG
- a CDS encoding NlpC/P60 family protein; this translates as MTRSEVVAAARGWIGTPYRHQASLKGAGCDCLGLVRGVWRELVGPEPEAAPAYSPDWAEALGEETLLEAARRHLTEIPAGAAGAGDVLLFRMAAGVPAKHCGIATGEGTLVHAYWGRSAVETRLVPWWQRRVVAAFRFPGLED
- a CDS encoding helix-turn-helix transcriptional regulator gives rise to the protein MMEPAWTDKATSAGEVKMLDLLREILRAESVLDLSARSMAAFNALGFTKAYYLSPVVLDQTMGQAMFNLGFPAEWETAYRAAPKGTDPLPCIALRIGRAFRWGKLPEDVLVQPSDAAYIKSLEKWGMADGIGIPAYGSAARVGFVGIGGPKSPDGFETADMEILQIAAQTSYLRYCELLVVDADPLPRLSSRELDVLRLMAQGKSNASIARNLELSQETVDTYARRIFLKLKVSDRTSAVIKGITRGLVIASEPQIEEAIRTRQPDYDGPKDAE
- a CDS encoding baseplate multidomain protein megatron; protein product: MAQIVLSQAGAALGWQLLPQGLKFLGTQVAGAAIGRAAGALAGSLIDARLAPPVDGPRVKTLPVMESREGVGIPSVYGRMRVAGQVIWASRFREHRTTQSSGSKGGPRVTTYDYTVSLAVALGEGPVLALQRAWANGKAFDLSQVTHRLYRGDETQAPDPLIEMIEGAAPAYRGTAYIVFEDLPLDDFGNRIPQLSFEIVRVPPGSDTPGLDASVTGVNVIPASGEFVYATEIVRERVRRGQERALNANSGEARADFLVSLDQLEADLPRVNRAALTVGWFGTDVAAGACQIHPGVETRERVTVPQGWSVAGIDRAEAYVVSRDEDDRPNYGGTPSDGCVTQAIAEMTARGIAVTFSPFLFMDSEGFPWRGRIGVSADGTAAARSEIDAFVNGAAGFRRFILHYATLCAAAGGVEAFLIGSEMVGLTRIRDETGAFPFVEALVSLAAEVKAILPGAKVSYAADWTEYGAYVPGDGSGDVLFPLDDLWASPDVDFVGIDWYPPMGDWRNGTEHFDALAGYEGPDDPDYLTFQISGGEAYDWYYASQADRDAQVRTPINDTAHGEHWVFRAKDLAGWAGNLHYPRPGGVQAGAPTGWVPWSKPVRLSEIGFGAVDKGGNAPNLFYDPKSTESALPPYSTGTRDDVFQRQALAVTLAHWEASLLVEAAMVWAWDGRPFPAWPLRDDVWGDGANWARGHWLNGRAGLAALGDVVRDICVRGGVETVETGALDGVVQGFALEGVYSVRGALEPLKLAFGIEAVERNGAIVFRMEGDGSVHEIDSGRIGEAGFVATRHLLDKAPGRVRLQYIDGGEAFGPALVEARRSGGDVRLVTDASVPLLVSSLEAEDIAGRLLARLTSGETAEVTLPLSGLAIEPGDAVQLGGAAMWRIDEVVDRGAERILSLREDLPAANRVRSVGSGAVPDPASVSGGVDLVLIDGPRAAGESAGLRIAAWADPWPGEVQVLAGLDAGAMTARAVLSRPAVTGFLTEDMPPGPCGRWDRANTLLVETAGAFASLPQSQVLSGGNALLLETVEGWERLQFATAELVGPDRWALSDLLRAERGSVSAPAVAGARVLLLDGSDVLAELSPSEIGVELDWRTAGDEASLSLAFADEGGRPWPVSHLSASGTLLSWVRRGPDLPESWALPEGANTGRFAVQFDTGAGFGDEAVVDSPSAVIPSGAVAARVTEIGADGRMGRWVSIPLGTP
- a CDS encoding DUF2163 domain-containing protein; protein product: MRLIESEFAARLASGATTTCLCWRLTRVDGFVLAATEHDRALLVDGVTYSPGGALSAGSFTQSAGLQPGQAAAGGVLADEAITEADLAEGLWDGARVDVLRVDWERPDLFVQVWSGRLSEVTRGPGGFEAELVSLKADLERPVGRVYARACDAVLGDARCGVDTGGFPGLACDQRFATCRDVFGNEENFRGFPHLPGAEFVLEGPAATGNNGGKR
- a CDS encoding DnaJ C-terminal domain-containing protein; the encoded protein is MAIDPYIVLGVPRSATEAEIKKAYRAKAKALHPDQHKDDPKKADEFKRVSAAYEILGDKEKKAKFDRGEIDGDGNPTGFAGGAHPGAHPGGGGFRWQSTSGQSPFEGAQGDPFEDILSGMFGGGRSRRGGPGPQKGRDVRYRVQVDFEDAVLGARRRMTMADGRALDVNIPAGIDTGQTLRLKSQGQQSPYGGPPGDALLEIEVRPSKVWERDGKDLRMKLPIGLKEAVLGGSVEVKTPSGHVTLKVPAGSNTGAQLRLKGKGVKTSPPGDLYVRLEIVLDNPKDEGLRKWAEKS
- a CDS encoding ATP-binding protein, translated to MSEADTKPVTFLDRWTRLSLARRIILAAAVWGLIVLIGGALALSALYRAQTLSLLSDDLDQTLITLTRDMTREGAFLPDGRVTDDNHVFLSTDSRYQTQYSGRYWAIVAVDEDGAPTGDLRSRSLWDEPVPMSPRLLKRALGTPGTTQFGIGPGPAGQRIFAAAKAIFVENRETPLVLVAAADRAQNDAAATRFRNLLIGTMVVLFGSVFAAMVAGIRYSLRPLVKLGNDIAEIREGTRLKLADDYPSEVQPLTEELNKLVDHNRQVVERARTHVGNLAHALKTPIAVLRNEATGKTQLDDVVRRQVDSMQTNVEHYLKRARMAARAEALGARTELRPVLDGIARLMNRLYDAKGIDVTVFGGDGAVFRGEQQDLEEMVGNLMENACKWAKADVQVSVSDDASELRIEVDDDGPGLTAEEREGALKRGVRLDETTPGTGLGLSIVTELAELHKGVLELDEAPAGGLRARLRFPKR
- a CDS encoding DUF2460 domain-containing protein; the encoded protein is MNNFHEVSFPVPLALAASGGPERKTEVVTLASGAEARNALWAGSRRRWDVGSAVTRLDTLQAVVAFFEARGGRLSGFRFRDALDERSCAPGAAVSATDQVIGTGDGVTDTFQLVKAYGGYARRILKPVAGSVVVAVDGAPVSASADAATGMVTLGTAPAAGAVVTAGYRFDCPVRFDADRLDVNLEAFGAGRVLSIPLIELVG
- a CDS encoding response regulator transcription factor — translated: MRILVVEDDSDLRRQLADVLGQSGYAVDLAADGEDGHFLGDTEPYDAVILDLGLPKMDGVSVLKKWRADGKSFPVLILTARDSWSEKVAGFDAGADDYLTKPFITEELLARLRALLRRAAGHSAATLEAGKLMVDTRAARAMVNGEPVKLTAHEYRVLSYLMHHQGRVVPRTELVEHIYDQDFDRDSNTIEVFIGRLRRKIGQERIQTERGLGYRLVVPENEARMAG